In one candidate division KSB1 bacterium genomic region, the following are encoded:
- a CDS encoding ABC transporter ATP-binding protein yields the protein MSENGKILVTKNLHKTYQMGRTSVPVLQGIDLEVNQAQIVAIVGPSGVGKSTLLHILGTLDRPSEGNVTIEGTDVFKFDEKKLADFRNRTVGFIFQFHHLMPEFTALENVMMPGLIAGKPKKRISDRAKSLLTEVGLEHRVNHRPGELSGGEMQRVAVARALMNDPKLIFADEPSGNLDRAASDALHELLWNLSRKDKRTLIIVTHNHELAENADKVVEICDGSIKNIQFNQIV from the coding sequence ATGAGCGAAAACGGTAAGATCTTAGTAACTAAGAATTTGCATAAAACATATCAGATGGGGAGAACCAGTGTTCCTGTTCTGCAAGGAATCGATTTAGAAGTTAACCAAGCTCAAATTGTTGCGATTGTTGGGCCGTCCGGTGTTGGCAAAAGTACTCTGCTGCATATTTTAGGAACTTTAGATCGACCGAGCGAAGGAAACGTAACCATTGAAGGAACGGATGTTTTTAAATTTGATGAAAAGAAATTAGCCGACTTTCGTAATCGCACTGTCGGGTTTATTTTTCAATTTCATCATTTGATGCCCGAGTTTACTGCTCTGGAGAATGTAATGATGCCAGGTTTAATTGCCGGAAAGCCCAAAAAAAGAATTAGCGATCGCGCCAAATCGCTTTTAACCGAAGTCGGGTTGGAGCATCGGGTGAACCACCGGCCGGGAGAGCTTTCCGGGGGTGAAATGCAGCGGGTCGCCGTCGCTCGTGCCTTGATGAACGATCCGAAGTTGATTTTCGCAGATGAGCCCTCCGGTAATCTTGACCGGGCAGCCAGTGATGCTTTGCATGAGCTCTTGTGGAATTTGAGCCGGAAAGATAAACGAACACTAATAATCGTCACTCACAATCATGAGCTGGCTGAAAATGCTGATAAAGTGGTTGAGATTTGTGACGGAAGTATCAAAAATATACAATTTAACCAGATAGTGTAA
- a CDS encoding AAA family ATPase, translating into MLISKAHIKAFRSIFEFTIPIEPKITLMIGPNESGKTNLLRSLEAFKPGFPFTNHHTCQYSDYYYQGKCPEITLEFSQLSRENRRSLIAFHKAFKDIEKFTVKKDGPEPADYHLYLNNEEVPVTNMKKFLDHLPKLLYFDNISLLKNRVELETLYNGDKKYTTERNLLRIGGLHNNFDLIFEDSTRGRRASEEAGRLITQQIRRVWSQEPTIEIKLNVNGNVLYVDISDGTTVYDTPESRSLGFRWYLSFYINFIAQTFEAKANEFVFLLDEPGIHLHPSGQKDLTKVMEDLAIKNQLLFTTHSPFMINREYPQRVRLVTKGREGTKIDPYAYRDNWKPLRRSIGLKIGDLFFFNDNSLILEVPSKKIPFMRRFQFFRTHESKNNS; encoded by the coding sequence ATGCTAATATCTAAAGCACACATCAAAGCTTTTCGTTCCATTTTCGAATTTACCATTCCAATCGAGCCCAAAATCACGCTTATGATCGGCCCGAATGAAAGCGGAAAAACCAATCTTCTCAGATCGTTGGAAGCTTTTAAACCCGGTTTTCCTTTCACTAATCATCACACTTGCCAATACTCAGATTACTACTACCAGGGAAAATGTCCCGAGATAACTTTGGAGTTTTCACAACTGTCTCGCGAAAATCGAAGAAGTCTAATTGCATTCCACAAGGCATTTAAGGACATCGAGAAATTTACTGTAAAGAAAGATGGCCCTGAACCCGCAGATTATCACCTTTATTTAAATAACGAAGAAGTCCCAGTTACCAACATGAAGAAATTCCTTGACCACCTGCCCAAGCTGCTCTATTTTGACAATATCTCCCTGCTCAAGAATCGCGTCGAACTGGAAACTCTCTATAATGGCGATAAAAAATATACGACCGAGCGAAACTTACTTCGGATAGGGGGCTTACACAATAATTTCGATCTGATTTTCGAGGATTCCACCAGGGGCCGCAGAGCGAGTGAAGAAGCCGGCCGGTTAATCACCCAGCAAATCCGGCGGGTTTGGTCTCAGGAACCGACCATTGAGATCAAGCTCAACGTTAACGGCAACGTTTTGTACGTCGATATTTCCGACGGCACCACTGTTTACGACACGCCGGAATCGCGCAGTCTTGGTTTTCGCTGGTACCTGTCATTTTATATTAACTTTATCGCCCAGACTTTTGAAGCTAAAGCCAATGAATTTGTTTTTCTTTTGGATGAGCCGGGGATTCATCTGCATCCTTCCGGCCAAAAAGATCTGACAAAAGTCATGGAAGACCTGGCGATTAAAAATCAGCTTCTTTTCACCACCCACTCTCCTTTCATGATCAACAGAGAATACCCGCAAAGAGTTCGCCTGGTAACGAAAGGCAGGGAAGGCACAAAAATTGACCCCTACGCCTATCGCGACAACTGGAAACCGTTGCGCCGGTCAATTGGGCTCAAAATTGGCGACCTTTTCTTTTTTAATGATAATAGCCTTATCCTTGAAGTTCCCTCCAAAAAAATTCCTTTTATGAGACGATTTCAGTTCTTCAGAACTCACGAAAGCAAGAATAACAGCTAA
- a CDS encoding ATP-dependent Clp protease ATP-binding subunit has translation MKNNFSSRVQMVIQFSREEALRLGHDYIGTEHLLLGLIREGEGIAVEILRNLGCDLDEIKRSVEDSIKSSGETMTIGNIPFTKRAEKILKMAYVEAEKYKSDIIGTEHLLLALVKEKDGVAAQVMMSFDVTYDTVREELENILRGAPTSRETSPPKSKTPALDHFGRDLTELAGKGELDPIIGRDNEIQRVAQILSRRKKNNPVLIGEPGVGKTAIAEGLALRIIERKVPRILHNKRLVTLDLGAIVAGTKYRGQFEERMKAIMTELQKAKDVILFIDELHTIVGAGGASGSLDASNMFKPALSRGELQCIGATTLDEYRQYIEKDGALERRFQRIMVDPPSPAETLKILEGLQERYEQHHKVKYSEEAITATVKLSERYISDRFLPDKAIDVLDETGARVHLANIVVPKEITDFEEEIKEVKQEKDSVIKEQEFERAAVLRDREKRLNRKLDAAKRRWKDTEDEFLATVTEDDIAEVVSMMTGIPVMKVAQSESDKILQMEEELKKHIVGQDDAVHILSKAIRRTRAGLKDPNRPIGSFIFLGPTGVGKTQLAKELSRYLFEDDESLIRLDMSEYMEKFSVSRLTGPPPGYVGYEEGGQLTEKVRRHPYSVVLFDEIEKAHPDVFNILLQILDDGQLTDGLGRKVDFKNTILILTSNIGAREIRKGSGIGFSADADGIDYDVMRSKIMDEVKRLFNPEFINRVDEIAVFHSLDKKHMVQIVDIVMDEMLDKVQDREIEIELTKGAKEFVAEHGFDPMYGARPLRRTIQKFIEDPIAEEILKGKFRDGSQILVKKKGDELDFTEVSRKRIKASKNKNKQKPKTEEVQE, from the coding sequence ATGAAAAATAATTTTTCCAGTAGAGTTCAAATGGTCATTCAATTTTCCCGTGAGGAGGCGTTGCGGCTCGGTCACGATTATATTGGCACTGAACATCTGCTTCTTGGATTGATTCGGGAGGGCGAGGGAATCGCTGTAGAAATTCTGCGCAATTTAGGGTGTGACTTAGACGAAATTAAACGCTCTGTTGAAGACTCGATCAAGTCTTCCGGTGAAACCATGACTATCGGTAACATTCCATTCACGAAACGGGCAGAAAAAATATTGAAGATGGCGTATGTCGAAGCTGAAAAATATAAATCCGACATCATCGGCACAGAGCATTTACTTTTGGCCCTCGTCAAAGAGAAAGACGGTGTTGCTGCCCAAGTAATGATGAGCTTTGACGTCACCTACGACACCGTGCGTGAAGAATTGGAAAATATTCTGCGCGGCGCTCCCACAAGCCGTGAAACAAGCCCACCAAAATCCAAGACTCCAGCGCTTGACCATTTTGGCCGCGATCTTACCGAGCTGGCCGGCAAAGGCGAGCTCGACCCGATTATCGGGCGAGACAATGAGATTCAAAGAGTGGCGCAAATCCTCAGCCGAAGAAAGAAAAATAATCCCGTCTTAATTGGCGAGCCGGGTGTTGGAAAAACTGCGATTGCAGAAGGTTTAGCGTTAAGGATAATTGAGCGAAAGGTTCCAAGAATTCTTCATAACAAACGGTTGGTTACTTTAGATTTGGGTGCAATTGTGGCAGGCACAAAATATCGCGGTCAATTCGAAGAAAGAATGAAAGCCATCATGACTGAGCTGCAGAAAGCAAAGGATGTGATTTTATTTATTGACGAGTTACACACAATCGTTGGCGCCGGTGGCGCCTCGGGTTCCCTGGATGCCTCGAACATGTTTAAACCTGCTCTGTCTCGCGGCGAGCTTCAGTGTATCGGCGCGACGACGTTAGATGAGTACCGCCAATACATTGAGAAAGACGGCGCCCTCGAAAGACGTTTCCAAAGAATCATGGTAGATCCGCCTTCACCGGCTGAGACGCTAAAGATACTTGAGGGCCTTCAGGAAAGGTACGAACAGCATCATAAAGTTAAATATTCTGAAGAAGCAATTACTGCAACAGTGAAATTATCTGAACGCTATATTTCAGATCGTTTCCTGCCGGATAAAGCGATTGATGTTTTAGATGAAACCGGTGCGCGTGTGCATTTAGCGAATATCGTGGTCCCCAAAGAGATCACCGATTTTGAAGAGGAGATTAAGGAAGTTAAGCAAGAGAAAGATTCTGTTATCAAAGAGCAGGAATTTGAGCGCGCCGCTGTTTTAAGAGACCGGGAAAAAAGACTGAATCGAAAATTAGATGCAGCCAAACGCCGTTGGAAAGATACCGAGGATGAGTTCCTTGCCACTGTCACCGAAGATGATATTGCTGAAGTTGTTTCCATGATGACGGGTATTCCGGTGATGAAGGTCGCCCAATCCGAGTCCGACAAAATCTTGCAGATGGAAGAAGAGCTGAAAAAGCATATTGTGGGTCAGGACGACGCCGTACATATTTTAAGCAAAGCGATTCGAAGAACAAGAGCCGGACTCAAAGATCCCAATCGGCCGATCGGTTCTTTTATTTTCTTAGGGCCGACCGGAGTTGGTAAAACACAGCTCGCCAAGGAACTTTCGCGGTACCTCTTCGAGGACGATGAATCGCTGATTAGACTTGACATGTCTGAGTACATGGAGAAATTTTCAGTCTCCAGGTTGACCGGCCCGCCTCCCGGGTATGTCGGCTATGAAGAAGGCGGCCAGCTGACGGAGAAAGTTAGGCGGCATCCTTACTCAGTGGTTTTATTTGACGAAATCGAGAAAGCGCACCCCGATGTTTTTAATATTTTGCTGCAAATTCTGGACGATGGCCAACTAACCGACGGCCTTGGAAGGAAAGTCGATTTCAAGAATACAATTTTGATTTTGACCTCGAATATCGGGGCAAGAGAGATAAGGAAAGGCTCAGGTATTGGCTTTTCGGCAGACGCTGACGGAATTGACTACGATGTGATGCGCAGCAAGATAATGGACGAAGTCAAGCGTTTGTTCAACCCGGAATTCATTAACCGTGTTGATGAGATTGCTGTTTTTCATTCATTGGACAAAAAGCACATGGTTCAAATCGTAGATATCGTGATGGATGAAATGCTCGACAAAGTTCAAGATCGCGAAATTGAAATTGAGCTTACCAAAGGCGCCAAGGAATTTGTGGCAGAACACGGGTTTGATCCGATGTATGGTGCCAGGCCGCTGAGAAGAACTATCCAGAAGTTTATTGAGGATCCAATCGCAGAAGAAATCCTGAAGGGCAAATTCAGGGACGGAAGCCAGATTCTGGTTAAGAAAAAAGGCGACGAATTAGATTTTACTGAGGTCAGCCGTAAAAGAATCAAAGCCAGTAAAAACAAGAATAAGCAAAAGCCTAAAACAGAAGAAGTTCAAGAATAG
- a CDS encoding protein arginine kinase — translation MNEIGSHKKRIRPQKSTNVSIKAINSTSKVNDLLWNFGSWLTEEDQFSDIIISSRIRLARNIKGYPFPNQASNSELNIVLKKVKNACEKCHSLRKANFVEIEKLSEWDCKYFVERRLASPQFIESKAASLLVVGPQESLSIMVNEEDHLRMQCIEGGLKINQAWKKIRSVDDELEENLNFSYSRKFGYLTACPTNLGTGLRVSIFVHLPALSMQGKINSVMETLPTSEIAVRGFYGEGTESIGNIFQISNQLTLGRTEESVVQRITATAKKLIEIERKARYELLEKDSIKLEDSVFRALGILKNARIISSLESMDLLSTLRLGRELEFIKDFSRLAINQLMVLVQPAHLRKIYDEDLSAQERDIIRAEFIRENLSNLE, via the coding sequence ATGAATGAAATTGGATCACATAAGAAAAGAATTCGGCCACAAAAATCGACCAACGTTTCCATAAAAGCGATCAATTCTACCAGCAAGGTTAATGATCTGCTGTGGAATTTCGGCAGTTGGTTGACTGAGGAAGACCAGTTCTCTGACATCATCATCTCTTCACGAATTAGATTGGCTCGTAATATTAAAGGATATCCATTTCCGAATCAGGCATCGAACAGCGAATTAAATATAGTACTAAAAAAAGTAAAAAATGCCTGCGAGAAATGTCATAGTTTAAGAAAAGCGAATTTTGTCGAAATAGAAAAACTTTCGGAATGGGACTGCAAGTATTTTGTTGAAAGAAGATTGGCCAGTCCGCAGTTCATTGAAAGCAAGGCTGCATCGTTGCTTGTCGTCGGGCCTCAGGAAAGTCTCAGCATCATGGTGAATGAAGAAGATCACTTGAGAATGCAATGTATTGAGGGCGGTTTAAAAATAAATCAGGCCTGGAAAAAAATACGATCTGTGGATGATGAGCTTGAGGAAAACCTGAATTTCAGTTATTCTCGTAAATTTGGATATTTGACCGCATGCCCCACCAACCTTGGAACCGGACTGCGGGTTTCGATTTTCGTCCATCTTCCTGCTCTTTCGATGCAAGGTAAAATAAATTCCGTCATGGAAACATTGCCCACCTCTGAAATAGCGGTGCGCGGATTTTACGGAGAAGGGACTGAATCGATCGGCAATATTTTTCAGATTTCCAATCAGCTAACCTTGGGAAGGACGGAGGAAAGCGTCGTGCAGCGCATAACCGCCACGGCCAAAAAATTGATTGAAATAGAAAGAAAAGCCAGGTACGAGCTTTTAGAAAAAGACTCGATAAAATTAGAGGACAGCGTATTTCGGGCTTTAGGTATTTTGAAGAATGCGCGAATAATTAGTTCGTTGGAATCAATGGATCTTTTATCTACACTCAGACTTGGCAGAGAATTAGAATTTATCAAGGATTTCAGCCGGCTTGCAATAAATCAGCTGATGGTTTTGGTACAGCCTGCCCATTTGCGAAAAATTTATGACGAAGATTTAAGTGCACAAGAGCGGGATATCATTCGTGCTGAATTTATAAGAGAGAATTTGTCAAATTTAGAATAA
- a CDS encoding UvrB/UvrC motif-containing protein, whose protein sequence is MNLCKECAEKKGVDNPMTTLPQMFGNFITQLLGEDSLKRSKPDDDVKCDACGLTWDSFEKTGLFGCDICYQVFSKDLNVILRRIHGSNQHIGNRPKSQRYLIDDSELKKIKLELQAAVANEDFELAAELRDMIRDAQSSLNEKVDDGILR, encoded by the coding sequence ATGAATCTCTGCAAAGAATGCGCTGAAAAGAAAGGCGTTGATAATCCCATGACTACTTTGCCTCAAATGTTCGGTAATTTTATCACTCAATTGCTGGGAGAGGACAGTTTAAAGCGGTCGAAACCCGATGATGATGTGAAATGCGATGCATGTGGATTAACCTGGGATTCTTTCGAAAAGACCGGTTTGTTCGGGTGTGATATTTGCTACCAAGTATTTAGCAAAGACTTAAATGTTATATTAAGACGCATTCATGGAAGTAACCAACACATCGGCAACCGGCCAAAATCACAAAGATATTTGATCGATGATTCTGAGTTAAAAAAAATAAAGTTAGAGCTTCAAGCGGCTGTTGCAAATGAAGACTTTGAGCTGGCCGCGGAACTGCGGGATATGATTCGAGATGCCCAATCATCACTTAATGAAAAAGTAGATGATGGAATTTTAAGATGA